A region from the Mesorhizobium sp. J8 genome encodes:
- a CDS encoding heme ABC transporter ATP-binding protein, whose product MIEARDISVATGGKRIVSHVNFLARPGEVSAIVGPNGSGKTTLLKALTGELAYTGAVTLNGRDVSAMKAAEAATLRAVLPQATALSFPFTVREIVRLGLIGGRSGVLPGEDARLPERALARVDLDGFAGRFYQELSGGEQQRVQLARVLCQVWAPVLEGRPRYLFLDEPVSSLDVKHQLIIMNIARDFARRGGGVVAILHDLNLTAMYADRIFVLHGGQLAAAGTPKNVLNDALIEKVFDCRLKVGALPTGGVPFVLPQSAA is encoded by the coding sequence ATGATCGAAGCGCGCGACATCTCGGTGGCGACCGGCGGCAAGCGCATCGTCTCGCATGTCAACTTTTTGGCGCGGCCCGGCGAGGTCTCGGCCATCGTCGGACCGAACGGGTCCGGCAAGACGACCTTGCTCAAGGCGCTGACCGGTGAGCTCGCCTATACCGGCGCCGTCACCCTCAACGGCCGCGACGTGTCCGCCATGAAGGCGGCCGAGGCAGCCACGTTGCGCGCGGTGCTGCCGCAAGCGACGGCGCTGTCCTTCCCATTCACCGTGCGCGAGATCGTCCGCCTCGGCCTGATCGGCGGGCGCTCCGGCGTGTTGCCCGGCGAGGATGCGCGGCTACCGGAACGGGCGCTGGCGCGCGTCGATCTCGACGGATTTGCCGGACGCTTCTACCAGGAGCTCTCCGGCGGCGAACAGCAGCGCGTGCAGCTTGCCCGCGTGCTCTGCCAGGTCTGGGCGCCGGTGCTCGAAGGGCGGCCGCGCTATCTCTTCCTCGACGAGCCGGTCTCCAGCCTCGACGTCAAGCACCAGCTCATCATCATGAACATCGCGCGCGATTTCGCCCGGCGCGGCGGCGGCGTGGTGGCGATCCTGCACGACCTCAACCTGACGGCCATGTATGCCGACCGGATTTTCGTGCTGCATGGCGGCCAACTGGCGGCCGCAGGGACGCCCAAGAATGTGCTGAACGACGCGCTGATCGAGAAGGTGTTCGACTGCAGGCTGAAGGTCGGCGCTCTGCCGACCGGCGGCGTGCCGTTCGTATTGCCGCAGTCCGCCGCCTAG
- the rirA gene encoding iron-responsive transcriptional regulator RirA, with the protein MRLTRQTNYAMRILMYCAANTDRLSRIPEIAAAYSVSELFLFKILQPLVEAGLVETVRGRNGGVRLGRPAEQISLFDVVRVTEESFAMAECFENDAAECPLVDSCALNSALREALNAFFAVLSRYTIADLIAARPNVRSLLGIDLLEQRAPAA; encoded by the coding sequence ATGCGGCTCACGCGCCAGACCAATTATGCGATGCGCATCCTGATGTATTGCGCCGCCAATACCGACAGGCTGAGCCGCATCCCGGAGATCGCCGCCGCCTATTCGGTGTCCGAACTGTTCCTGTTCAAGATCCTGCAGCCGCTTGTCGAGGCCGGCCTGGTCGAGACCGTGCGCGGCAGGAATGGCGGTGTCAGACTTGGGCGCCCAGCCGAGCAGATCAGCCTGTTCGATGTCGTGCGCGTCACCGAAGAGAGCTTCGCCATGGCCGAATGCTTCGAGAACGACGCCGCCGAATGCCCACTGGTCGACAGCTGCGCCCTGAATTCGGCGCTGCGCGAGGCGCTCAACGCCTTCTTCGCGGTGCTTTCCCGCTACACGATCGCCGATTTGATCGCCGCGCGCCCGAATGTGCGCAGCTTGCTCGGCATCGACCTCCTGGAGCAGCGCGCGCCAGCGGCCTAG